The region ATAAGAATAGTGTTTATATATTGTTTTAATTGATTTAATGGTTGGAAGCTTGGACCCATGGTTTATCCACTCTAAAATTTAATTACTCAATTTTAGACTTGAGGAGGGGACTTAAGTACTCTCAAAGTTCATGTACTTTATTTCTATAAATTCAATTTAATGCATACATCAATTGCATGTTTCAAAAATCTTATGTAATCACAATGATGATGGAAAAAGTATTAAACACCTTAATTTTAATGAAATGCATACCTTCAATTGGATTGATTGATGTTTCAAGTTACTTTTCTTTGGTACTGAAGAATTCTTTTATGCTATTCCGTGTTTGTGCAGAGTTTATAAATCTTATTTCATCAGAATCTAATGAAGTTTGTGGCagagaagaaaaaagaacaaTTGCACCCGAACACGTTCTTAAAGCTTTAGAGGTATTTAAAATATCATCCCTGTTGCATGCGTAGTTCTGCTTTTCAACTTAATGGTTTGAATCTAGTTTTGTAGTTTACACTTTACAGGATTTCTATGCATTTGTACTATATTTTTTGGTCACAGGACTATCTGATGCTAGATATGGCACATAGTAATCTGATTCAAGTTTTCCATCATATTGTTGGTACTCCTGCCTGATACTATGGACAATCTTTTAGACCCTCTATGTACTGTTCCTAGTATCAATTTTCATTGAATTTTCTCTAGATTTGTGTATTTACCtaaaaaaatactttattttCATTACtctcattattaaaaaaaatttctgTGGATGATTTGTTGGCATATTTATGGTATAGAGTTGGCCCACTAAATAACAGAGGAATTCTGCAGTACTTACTTAGGATATCTACATAATCTGATGCAGaagtattttaatttttaccAGGCCATAGGATTGGATCAAAAGTTAAATCGAAATTTGCTTCTTATAGTTGAAATAAAAATAAGCAAACCACATAGTTCTTTAGCTTGCGTTAGTTGGTGTCCCTAGAAGTCATCCAGATTGTTTCTAATTGGTGAGACAAAGACACCTCCTCTTTACTTTATTTTCTCTTGTATGTGCTTAACTTAAGCTGTTACTTTGTAATGCTAGAACAGAATTTTTTTTACCCTTAATCCCACTCTGGCGGATTGGACTATGTTCCATTCTTTCCTCACTTTGTGGAATAAGTTGTTAAGTGTATTGTAATTTTTACTGTTGCAGTTCTCCCATGTAATATCTTTTAGGGGAAATCTATTTTTAAGTTTGCTGTTCATGCTTGATATGACAATTCTCAAAAGAATTGTATAGATCTATATGTTTTTCATTTTGCCAGCTTTTCCATTAAGATAAAATCGATTGTCTTTGTTGCGGTTCATTTTTGAAAGTTTGAATtagtaatttaatttttttttaatctcaGGTGCTTGGCTTTAGTGAGTATATAGAAGAAGTTTATGCAGCATATGAACAACACAAGGTTGAGACCATGGTAATTGAAAATGCTGTTGTGCTATTTTGAACATGAGACTTTGAAAGGAGGCCTTTGGTGCAGCAAATTATTACCACTGGTTTTAACATCGAACTTGTTTTtcctctctcacacacacacacaaatcaagatttgtttttttttttatatcatgAGTCAGATGTGAATCTTATGAAAGAGGCCCTTCACTGTGAGTCAAATTGTATGTCTTCGTGCAATTTTATACTGATAATACTGTGGTCCTACCAGCAGGATTTAAGAAGTGGCAAATGGAGCAATGGAGCTGAGATGACAGAGGAAGAAGCATTGGCTGAGCAGCAGCGGATGTTTGCAGAGGCTCGTGCAAGAATGAATGGTGGGATGGCTACACCAAAACAACCAGAACCTGACCAAAGTTTAGAGAACTAACTTTAGGATCTTTAGTTTCTTGAATTGTAGGCAAGCTTCTGAGACATCCATTTTGTGCTTCTAATACCTTCTAATATTatgtacaaaaacattgactagTTTGCTGGCCTATGTTAATATGCACTTGAATATGTATTCTCTTTATGGATCCATGTCTATAAGTTAATGTAATTAATTAGTAAGCGATTGTCCAGATCCACCTGCCAGAAATGTactttattatttgtttattctcttgttttttttattattattaagctGCATTATGCCTATTCATCTTCCAAGCATGTAGCATGGTGCTTGTGTTGGCAGTTGTCTTTTGTATTTTCATACGAAAAGGGACAATGCTTAGGGCGATATGGTTTTGAGTGAAGGCCGTTTTCCTTACTTTGTACTTTTGAAACACTTAGTTGAGCGTTTTATTTTTTTGAGGGGACACTTGGTTGAGGGTTAATAGGTCATGGTATGAAGAAAATTGCTAatcttgaaaaaaattatattataaatataagtgCAAAGAAGGTACCTGCTCAATGTAAGGTAGACCACTTTCGAGTTGTTAAAAAAGTGTTGGTTGTGGTCGCCTAAGCTTAGTCTTTTAGTATCGCTAAAGTAAAGATGGCATCTAGTCAACATCAGTGGCTGCATGGCACACTGAGTCTGCAAAATAGGAAATGCATACGATACGAGTATGTATTAGAagattatcaaattattattgtCGTATATGAGCATTAAATTGGTTTTACATGGCAGTAGTGGTGGGTGGTCATTTTGACAACTGCCAAATAAATGCAAATGACATCTGGTGGAACCAGTTGCACTGTGGTGTTACTTGGGTAGCCAGCTATCAGTATCGTAGGTCTTTTTATGTAACAACATAAAACTTGTCTAAAATTTCTGctacttattttttaaaagaaaaaaacacTAATAATGGTATAGTTTAAGGAAACAATGTGTAAAATCTATTGATTTTTTATCACCATTCATCAGTAGTGAAATTCTGACAATTATTTTTCATGTCAGTAAGTTTTAGGGGTGTAAATTTTCCTTCATATTTTCACCGCACCTAATATTTTTCACCATCGTTCCTTAGTATGTTAACCAGCAAAAATGTGTAGTTGTTTATAACAGCACTGTAAATGGGCCTCATTACTAGATCTTAAAAGATGGAGCAATGAGATAAGGTTAGGGCATGGGTGGGGTCCCCACAGAGAGAGAGGTCAAGTCAGTTCGCAGGTTGGTGAAATGAAGAGTCTGCAGCCAACATTAGCCATGAAAGCATTCAGGCAACTGTAGAGGTAGAGCCCTCACCCTGGTACACATTCTGCACCACAAGGGTATGTCCCTATGTGGTGATGTATTATTTTTTGTATTGTGTACATCTGGTCCCCTAACCCTGTACGTCGTGTGCTATTAATACTGATAGCAATTTGACCAAAGCCCCCctctttaaataaacaaataaaggCTTATTTGCACTAAAAAACCCCAATTAAATCCTCATCCTTAATAAAAGTTAGCAGCTGTTAGTTTTGATTGCTTATTCCGTTAACTTTTGTTGTGAAATACTTTTTATAggaaaaaataattgaaattgcTCTCATTCTCTCTTCATTCCAATGAAGCTGCCTCCTACCTTACGTGTGGGGTTGGGTGTAACTCTCACTCCTTTCTACAaatatattataacaataataaaaaaataagagaagataattttttttattcatatttttgagtataataaaatgttaattgaaGACTAGAACTAttaagaaaaatgaaaagaataactaatgaaaacgcaattataatatatattcatgGGCACTTCATTAATATAATACTCATAGAATGATGCAaagtacaagcaaacaatcactaaagttatgagcaATTAAAATAAATTCATGATTAGGGGATAAATTTATCTAGAAGGGTACGAGATAAAGAAGTtgttgcaagtaaatggttgaaggaacaagtatttataggacaaaaactagccgttatgaccgttggtgaatagtgatccgacCGTTGGAAATAGTAACTTGATTGTTGGGGATATAGGTGTTGTAATAGTatttgttgacccacgatttagccaactgacacggagtcaaaatatgaatgatatagacgaatgtatagagaataacgtaatgacaaaagtaaagaaaacacagtgatttatagtggttcggccccaggatctggaaatgacctacgtccacttagaatgatattgatatggaatcaaaagtgtgatcagagaacttgggttcaatgagtttcaacacttctgacaaacaatacaagtttactaggagaaattctataatctctatgattcagAAGCTAAAAAAAAAGGTcc is a window of Humulus lupulus chromosome 4, drHumLupu1.1, whole genome shotgun sequence DNA encoding:
- the LOC133830830 gene encoding protein Dr1 homolog isoform X1, with the protein product MMDPMDIVGKSKEDASLPKATMTKIIKEMLPPDVRVARDAQDLLIECCVEFINLISSESNEVCGREEKRTIAPEHVLKALEVLGFSEYIEEVYAAYEQHKVETMQDLRSGKWSNGAEMTEEEALAEQQRMFAEARARMNGGMATPKQPEPDQSLEN
- the LOC133830830 gene encoding protein Dr1 homolog isoform X2; protein product: MMDPMDIVGKSKEDASLPKATMTKIIKEMLPPDVRVARDAQDLLIECCVEFINLISSESNEVCGREEKRTIAPEHVLKALEVLGFSEYIEEVYAAYEQHKVETMDLRSGKWSNGAEMTEEEALAEQQRMFAEARARMNGGMATPKQPEPDQSLEN